The following are encoded together in the Streptomyces tsukubensis genome:
- a CDS encoding SDR family NAD(P)-dependent oxidoreductase, protein MTVADSSQEYVPGTGAEEFGPGIDPERLAVCLGVLEELDKIEVDHPDAIRVRRATAGIYRTVKQRRRQERRAAKTAHDKAVTEATATGSAERIDDETQGLLPSSTAKGEIAGVLRRPRACYTCKARYVEVDSFYHQLCQNCAAKNRSHRDARTDLTGKRALLTGGRAKIGMYIALRLLRDGAHTTITTRFPTDAVRRFKAMPDSADWMDRLKVVGIDLRDPAQVVALADSVTAAGPLDILINNAAQTVRRSPQAYSELLAAESAPLPAGALPSSEVIGTFGSGAVSALPSPRREGLTASDVTELALVTGSATPARIAAGTAIDAGGLVPDLHHTNSWIQTVDEVDPVELLEVQLCNSTAPFILISRLRTAMAATEGRAYIVNVSAMEGVFDRGYKGAGHPHTNMAKAALNMLTRTSAQEMFERDGILMTAVDTGWITDERPHPDKMRLADAGFHAPLDLIDGAARVYDPIVRGEAGEDLYGVFLKDYAPGKW, encoded by the coding sequence ATGACGGTGGCAGACAGCAGCCAGGAGTACGTTCCCGGTACCGGGGCCGAGGAATTCGGCCCCGGTATCGACCCGGAACGGCTCGCCGTCTGCCTCGGGGTACTCGAAGAGCTGGACAAGATCGAGGTCGACCACCCCGACGCGATCCGGGTGCGTCGCGCGACCGCGGGCATCTACCGCACGGTGAAGCAGCGGCGCAGGCAGGAGCGCAGGGCCGCAAAGACCGCCCACGACAAGGCCGTCACCGAGGCCACCGCCACCGGTTCCGCCGAGCGCATCGACGACGAGACGCAGGGGCTGCTGCCCTCGTCCACGGCGAAGGGCGAGATCGCCGGAGTGCTGCGCCGTCCGCGCGCCTGCTACACCTGCAAGGCCCGCTACGTCGAGGTCGACTCCTTCTACCACCAGCTCTGCCAGAACTGTGCCGCGAAGAACCGCTCCCACCGTGACGCCCGCACCGACCTGACCGGCAAGCGCGCCCTGCTGACCGGCGGCCGGGCCAAGATCGGCATGTACATCGCACTGCGGCTGCTGCGCGACGGCGCCCACACGACCATCACCACCCGTTTCCCCACCGACGCCGTCCGCCGCTTCAAGGCCATGCCGGACAGTGCCGACTGGATGGACCGCCTCAAGGTCGTCGGCATCGACCTCCGCGACCCCGCGCAGGTCGTGGCGCTCGCGGACTCCGTCACCGCCGCGGGCCCCCTCGACATCCTCATCAACAACGCCGCGCAGACCGTGCGCCGCTCCCCGCAGGCGTACAGCGAACTCCTCGCCGCCGAGTCGGCGCCGCTGCCCGCGGGCGCGCTGCCCTCCTCCGAGGTGATCGGCACCTTCGGTTCCGGCGCCGTGAGCGCGCTCCCGAGCCCGCGTCGCGAAGGGCTCACGGCGAGCGACGTCACCGAGCTGGCGCTGGTCACCGGTTCCGCGACCCCGGCCAGGATCGCGGCGGGTACGGCCATCGACGCGGGCGGCCTCGTGCCCGACCTGCACCACACCAACAGCTGGATCCAGACCGTCGACGAGGTCGACCCGGTGGAACTGCTCGAAGTGCAGCTCTGCAACTCCACGGCCCCGTTCATCCTGATCAGCCGGTTGCGTACGGCCATGGCAGCCACCGAGGGGCGCGCCTACATCGTGAACGTCTCCGCGATGGAAGGTGTCTTCGACCGCGGCTACAAGGGCGCGGGCCACCCCCACACCAACATGGCCAAGGCCGCACTCAACATGCTCACCCGCACCAGCGCGCAGGAGATGTTCGAGCGGGACGGCATCCTGATGACGGCCGTCGACACCGGCTGGATCACCGACGAGCGCCCGCACCCCGACAAGATGCGGCTGGCCGACGCCGGCTTCCACGCGCCCCTCGACCTGATCGACGGCGCTGCCCGCGTGTACGACCCGATCGTGCGCGGCGAGGCGGGCGAGGACCTGTACGGCGTCTTCCTGAAGGACTACGCGCCGGGCAAGTGGTAA
- a CDS encoding alpha-mannosidase, whose translation MHDDRDLVEARLRRVLEERIRPALYPESVPMEVAIWNAPGEPVPVAEGLAATPAPIAVGEVWGPPWGTSWFTVTGTVPDRWAGRTVEAVLDIGFNRASPGFQCEGLVYRPDGTPVKGLHPRNQWVRVGAPAKGGERVELRIEAASNPVIQGERPFRPTRLGDKETAGTDPRYRLARMDLAVLDETVWHLVLDLEVLGELMEQLPVDSARRWEILRAVENALDAVDLQDVNGTARAARSALAEVLATPAHPSAHRVSAVGHAHIDSAWLWPLRETVRKVARTASNMAALIDDEPEFVFAMSQAQQWAWIKDHRPEVWTKVKAAVAEGRFVPAGGMWVESDTNMPGSEAMARQFVHGKRFFLDEFGIENEEAWLPDTFGFAAGLPQIIKAAGSKWLLTQKISWSRTNKFPHHTFRWEGIDGTRIFTHFPPVDTYNCEMLGSQIAHAARNFKDKGRATHSLAPTGFGDGGGGTMREMVAKAARMRGLEGSATVEWRTPADFFARAEAEYPEAPVWVGELYLELHRATLTSQARTKQGNRRSEHLLREAELWAATAAVRAGAPYPYERLDRVWKTVLLHQFHDILPGSSIAWVHREAAKTYAAVAEELTGLIEAAQRALAGEGDRPLVFNAAPHTRTGVAAGAAAAPTRTSHVAPVAREGGGYVLDNGLLRVEVDARGLVVSAYDIAASRESVAPGAVANLLQLHPDLPNQWDAWDVDKFYRNTVTDLTEADQVTAEEGSVRIVRSFGSSTAIQSLSLAAGAKRLDIDTEVDWHETEKFLKLAFPLDLHAERYAAETQYGHFYRPTHTNTSWEAAKFEACNHRFLHLAEPGWGVALVNDSTYGHDVTRTVRETDSGTTTTVRASLLRAPRFPDPETDQGVHRFRHGLVPGATVGDAVREGYRVNLPERALPGGADVAPLVSVDNDAVVVTAVKLADDGSGDVVVRFHEAGGGRATATLTAGFTVADAVPTDLLERPLSDDAELRRDGDAVSLTLRPFQLVTVRFTRG comes from the coding sequence ATGCATGACGACCGCGATCTGGTCGAAGCACGTCTCCGGCGCGTTCTCGAAGAACGCATCCGCCCCGCCCTGTACCCCGAGTCCGTTCCGATGGAGGTGGCCATCTGGAACGCGCCGGGGGAACCCGTCCCCGTGGCGGAAGGCCTCGCGGCGACCCCCGCGCCCATCGCGGTGGGGGAGGTCTGGGGGCCGCCGTGGGGCACCAGTTGGTTCACGGTCACCGGCACCGTGCCCGACCGCTGGGCGGGCCGCACCGTCGAAGCGGTGCTCGACATCGGCTTCAACAGGGCCTCGCCCGGCTTCCAGTGCGAAGGTCTGGTCTACCGTCCCGACGGCACCCCCGTGAAGGGGCTCCACCCGCGCAACCAGTGGGTACGCGTCGGCGCCCCGGCGAAGGGCGGCGAGCGGGTCGAGCTGCGGATCGAGGCGGCCTCCAACCCCGTCATCCAGGGAGAACGCCCCTTCCGGCCGACCCGCCTCGGTGACAAGGAGACCGCGGGAACCGACCCGCGGTACCGCCTGGCCCGGATGGACCTCGCCGTACTGGACGAGACGGTCTGGCATCTCGTACTGGACCTGGAGGTCCTCGGTGAGCTGATGGAACAGCTCCCCGTCGACTCCGCACGCCGCTGGGAGATCCTGCGCGCCGTCGAGAACGCCCTGGACGCCGTCGACCTCCAGGACGTGAACGGCACCGCTCGGGCGGCGCGCTCCGCGCTGGCGGAGGTTCTCGCCACCCCCGCGCACCCCTCCGCGCACCGCGTCAGCGCCGTCGGGCACGCCCACATCGACTCGGCCTGGCTGTGGCCGCTGCGCGAGACCGTCCGGAAGGTCGCGCGTACCGCGTCCAACATGGCCGCCCTGATCGACGACGAGCCGGAGTTCGTCTTCGCCATGTCGCAGGCCCAGCAGTGGGCCTGGATCAAGGATCACCGCCCCGAGGTCTGGACGAAGGTCAAGGCGGCGGTGGCCGAGGGCCGCTTCGTGCCCGCCGGCGGGATGTGGGTCGAGTCGGACACGAACATGCCGGGCTCCGAAGCCATGGCCAGGCAGTTCGTACACGGAAAACGGTTCTTCCTGGACGAGTTCGGCATCGAGAACGAGGAGGCGTGGCTGCCCGACACCTTCGGGTTCGCCGCGGGGCTCCCGCAGATCATCAAAGCAGCGGGATCGAAGTGGCTGCTCACCCAGAAGATCTCGTGGAGCAGGACCAACAAGTTCCCGCACCACACCTTCCGCTGGGAGGGGATCGACGGGACCCGGATCTTCACCCACTTCCCCCCGGTCGACACGTACAACTGCGAGATGCTGGGCAGCCAGATCGCCCACGCGGCCCGCAACTTCAAGGACAAGGGCAGGGCCACGCACTCGCTCGCACCGACCGGGTTCGGCGACGGCGGTGGCGGCACCATGCGCGAGATGGTCGCCAAGGCGGCCCGCATGCGGGGTCTTGAGGGCTCGGCCACGGTGGAGTGGCGGACCCCCGCCGACTTCTTCGCCCGCGCCGAGGCCGAATACCCCGAGGCCCCTGTCTGGGTCGGCGAGCTCTACCTCGAACTGCACCGCGCCACGCTCACCAGCCAGGCCAGGACCAAGCAGGGCAACCGCCGCAGCGAACACCTGCTGCGGGAGGCCGAGCTGTGGGCCGCGACGGCCGCCGTAAGGGCCGGGGCCCCCTACCCGTACGAGCGGTTGGACCGGGTGTGGAAGACGGTGCTGCTCCACCAGTTCCACGACATCCTGCCCGGATCGTCGATCGCCTGGGTGCACCGCGAGGCGGCGAAGACCTACGCCGCCGTCGCCGAGGAGCTGACCGGTCTCATCGAGGCCGCGCAGCGCGCCCTCGCCGGTGAGGGGGACAGGCCGCTCGTCTTCAACGCGGCGCCCCACACCCGTACGGGCGTCGCCGCGGGCGCCGCCGCAGCGCCCACGCGCACCTCACATGTGGCCCCCGTCGCCCGCGAAGGCGGCGGATACGTCCTCGACAACGGCCTGCTCCGTGTCGAGGTGGACGCCCGCGGCCTCGTCGTCTCCGCGTACGACATCGCCGCCTCCCGCGAGAGCGTCGCGCCGGGCGCGGTGGCCAACCTGCTCCAGCTCCACCCCGACCTCCCCAACCAGTGGGACGCCTGGGACGTCGACAAGTTCTACCGCAACACCGTCACCGACCTGACCGAGGCCGACCAGGTGACGGCGGAGGAGGGCTCCGTCAGGATCGTCCGCTCCTTCGGCTCCTCGACGGCCATCCAGTCGCTCTCCCTCGCCGCCGGTGCCAAACGCCTCGACATCGACACCGAGGTCGACTGGCACGAGACGGAGAAGTTCCTGAAGCTGGCCTTCCCGCTCGACCTGCACGCGGAGCGGTACGCGGCGGAGACCCAGTACGGCCACTTCTACCGGCCCACCCACACCAACACCAGTTGGGAGGCGGCCAAGTTCGAGGCGTGCAACCACCGCTTCCTGCACCTGGCGGAGCCCGGCTGGGGCGTGGCCCTCGTCAACGACTCGACGTACGGCCACGACGTGACCCGGACGGTCCGCGAGACCGACTCCGGGACGACCACCACCGTCCGCGCCTCCCTGCTGCGCGCCCCCAGGTTCCCCGACCCGGAGACCGACCAGGGCGTCCACCGCTTCCGGCACGGTCTGGTGCCGGGGGCGACGGTCGGGGACGCTGTACGCGAGGGCTACCGGGTGAACCTGCCCGAGCGGGCCCTCCCCGGTGGCGCGGATGTCGCACCTCTGGTGAGTGTCGACAACGACGCGGTGGTCGTCACCGCCGTGAAACTGGCCGACGACGGCAGCGGCGATGTCGTCGTCCGCTTCCACGAGGCTGGCGGCGGCCGTGCGACCGCCACCCTGACGGCCGGCTTCACGGTGGCGGACGCCGTCCCCACCGACCTGCTGGAACGCCCCCTGTCCGACGACGCGGAGCTACGGAGG